One window of Oncorhynchus nerka isolate Pitt River unplaced genomic scaffold, Oner_Uvic_2.0 unplaced_scaffold_2825, whole genome shotgun sequence genomic DNA carries:
- the LOC135566970 gene encoding regulator of cell cycle RGCC-like yields MSTENFSDLELELTDLFQEFADVVEELREPSQSVPYEYELLLSEAKRRTGLGDDGSVVSDSGVEDNSDCSSETFLGNGLNASEEEIHTAGITVTPKARMGDTGDLQRFIDSLDRELAEM; encoded by the exons ATGTCTACAGAGAACTTCTCAG ACTTGGAGCTGGAGCTAACTGATCTGTTCCAGGAGTTCGCTGACGTGGTTGAGGAGTTGAGAGAGCCTTCACAAAGCGTCCCGTACGAATACGAGCTGCTCTTGTCTGAAGCCAAACGACGCACCGGGCTAGGGGACGACGGCTCAGTGGTCAGCGACAGCGGCGTGGAGGACAATAGTGACTGCA gcagTGAGACGTTTCTGGGTAACGGTTTGAATGCCAGCGAAGAAGAGATCCACACTGCAGGCATAACAGTGACGCCCAAAG CCAGAATGGGAGACACAGGAGACCTACAGAGATTCATTGACAGTTTGGACCGGGAACTTGCTG agatgtga